One Clostridium estertheticum DNA segment encodes these proteins:
- a CDS encoding Type 1 glutamine amidotransferase-like domain-containing protein, translating into MKLLLSGGNAEGVVTLDEFFASQIDLSRTVLYVPVADKETNYDQRFEWFKRTYNKYGIFNIEMCIDLNKAVISDIYTAIYIGGGNTFKLLKEIKESGFDKKLIDFINRGGFVYGLSAGSIIFSEDITSTTYDSENTIGFEDSTGLNLVKGFNICCHYGNGDYDNTNYKRNRIQEYSAQSYGTIALPDGCAAYIQDDTITFMGSGVVLFKKP; encoded by the coding sequence ATGAAATTATTATTATCAGGAGGCAACGCCGAAGGCGTTGTCACACTTGACGAATTTTTTGCTTCTCAAATTGATTTAAGTCGAACAGTATTATATGTACCAGTCGCTGATAAAGAAACTAATTACGACCAACGCTTTGAATGGTTCAAACGCACTTATAATAAATATGGAATTTTCAATATAGAAATGTGCATTGACCTGAACAAAGCAGTTATAAGCGATATATACACCGCAATATATATCGGAGGTGGCAACACTTTTAAGCTTTTGAAGGAAATAAAAGAGAGTGGATTTGATAAAAAGCTCATTGATTTTATAAATCGAGGTGGATTTGTATATGGCTTATCAGCAGGAAGCATTATTTTTAGTGAAGATATAACGAGTACAACCTATGATAGTGAAAACACTATTGGCTTTGAAGATTCAACAGGACTAAATTTGGTAAAAGGTTTTAACATTTGTTGTCATTATGGGAATGGGGATTATGATAATACAAACTATAAACGAAATAGGATTCAAGAGTATTCAGCGCAGTCATATGGCACAATCGCATTGCCGGATGGTTGTGCGGCTTATATTCAAGATGATACAATTACTTTTATGGGTAGCGGAGTTGTACTGTTTAAGAAGCC